From Candidatus Amoebophilus asiaticus 5a2, the proteins below share one genomic window:
- a CDS encoding IS110 family transposase: MQYSHMLGIDVSKHTIDLALSQNKAGAVMINKKLTNNLKGYKALLAWLIKEKVQLEQVLICLENTGIYHRSLVAFLQSQQTFVWVERL, from the coding sequence ATGCAATATAGCCATATGTTAGGTATCGATGTTTCTAAACACACCATTGATCTAGCACTTAGTCAAAATAAAGCGGGTGCTGTTATGATTAACAAAAAGCTTACTAACAATTTAAAGGGTTATAAAGCTTTGCTTGCCTGGCTTATCAAGGAGAAGGTACAGCTTGAGCAAGTATTAATATGTTTAGAAAATACAGGTATCTATCATCGCTCTTTAGTAGCCTTCTTACAGAGCCAACAAACCTTTGTCTGGGTAGAGCGCCTGTAG
- a CDS encoding penicillin-binding protein 1A, with translation MRYHKLLSYLWISFLGILVAIPIYLLTVKVNFLNLYGSLPSITILENPKSDLTSELYASDGVILGKYFRYNRTPVQYEEISKNLINALLATEDYQFEKHAGIYLSGIARAFFLSILLHQNKGGGSTLTQQLAKNLFKTRSEQYQGLLSKVPFIKTIIVKTKEWMVSIQLERAYTKKEIITMYLNTVAFGNNAYGIKVAAKTYFNTTPDALSVEQAALLVGILRAPSYYSPTRFPERALRRRNVVLAQLCKYQFIRPATYTELKQRPIELQYKVEDHNQGIATYFRSAIREFLLTWTKEHGYDLFEDGLKIYTTIDSRLQKHAEEVIAEHMRVLQKRFEQQWGSENPWVDENGKEIPNFIERSAKKSDIYQHICKKYGADSANVYMETPIPTKLFSWEGEIDSLISPIDAISYNKRLLHAGLMAMDPHTGHIKAWVGGINFEHFKYDHVMQGKRQPGSTFKPIVYAAAIDNGYSPCYEVIDAPVTFKMHTKAGTWTPKNANGVYTGKKMTLRQALSKSVNSITAYILKQIGPELVVDYARRLGIKSPMNPVPALCLGASDVSVYELTGAYSTFMNKGIWTEPLYITRIEDKHGRVLQEFVPQKKEAINEETAWLMLHMLKGTIEENGTFRGLSKEMRENNEVCGKTGTTSNHSDGWCIGMVKDLCTGVWVGGENRSIHFKTLATGQGAVTTRPIWEKFILRLYADPDVPYNKGPLPKPTMPLNLPCMQVQSDKTMATKQLTEFNNPPLNDMNSLDNEDAQGSAEIEKDSVDTYINADEVF, from the coding sequence ATGCGTTATCATAAGTTGCTTAGTTATTTATGGATTTCCTTCTTAGGAATTTTGGTAGCCATACCTATTTATCTACTTACCGTTAAAGTCAACTTTTTGAACCTATACGGTTCTTTGCCCTCTATCACTATATTAGAGAATCCTAAAAGTGATTTAACTTCAGAACTATATGCATCTGATGGGGTTATTTTGGGTAAATATTTTAGATATAATCGTACTCCTGTACAGTATGAAGAAATTTCTAAAAATCTAATTAATGCACTATTAGCTACAGAAGATTATCAATTTGAAAAACATGCGGGCATTTACCTAAGTGGTATTGCCAGGGCATTTTTTTTATCAATTCTTTTACATCAAAATAAAGGAGGAGGAAGCACACTTACGCAACAATTAGCAAAAAACCTCTTTAAAACTAGAAGTGAACAATATCAGGGACTCCTTAGTAAAGTACCATTTATAAAAACAATTATTGTCAAAACAAAAGAGTGGATGGTATCTATACAGCTAGAAAGAGCCTATACTAAAAAAGAGATTATTACTATGTACTTAAATACCGTTGCCTTTGGTAACAATGCATACGGTATTAAAGTGGCTGCTAAAACATATTTTAATACTACTCCAGATGCACTAAGTGTAGAACAGGCTGCCTTATTAGTCGGTATACTACGAGCGCCCTCTTATTATAGTCCTACTAGATTTCCTGAAAGAGCTTTAAGAAGAAGAAACGTAGTGTTAGCCCAGCTATGTAAGTATCAATTTATAAGGCCAGCCACCTATACAGAGCTTAAACAGCGTCCTATTGAATTACAATATAAAGTAGAAGATCATAATCAGGGCATAGCTACTTATTTTAGGTCTGCTATTAGAGAGTTTTTATTAACCTGGACTAAAGAACATGGATATGACTTATTTGAAGATGGATTAAAAATCTATACTACTATTGATAGCCGTTTACAGAAGCATGCTGAAGAGGTAATAGCCGAACATATGCGTGTGCTACAAAAGAGATTTGAGCAACAATGGGGCTCCGAAAATCCTTGGGTAGATGAAAATGGTAAAGAGATACCCAATTTTATAGAAAGGTCAGCTAAAAAGAGTGATATATATCAGCATATATGTAAAAAATATGGGGCAGATAGTGCGAATGTATATATGGAAACTCCTATACCTACCAAATTATTTTCTTGGGAAGGAGAAATTGACAGCCTCATAAGCCCTATAGATGCTATCAGTTACAATAAAAGGCTTTTACATGCTGGTTTAATGGCCATGGATCCACATACAGGACATATAAAAGCTTGGGTAGGAGGAATCAATTTTGAGCACTTTAAATACGACCATGTAATGCAGGGTAAACGGCAGCCTGGTTCTACATTTAAGCCAATAGTATATGCAGCTGCCATAGACAATGGATATTCACCATGTTATGAAGTAATAGACGCACCTGTTACATTCAAAATGCACACAAAAGCAGGAACATGGACACCTAAAAATGCGAATGGTGTGTATACCGGCAAAAAGATGACACTACGGCAAGCCCTTTCTAAATCTGTAAACTCTATTACAGCTTATATACTTAAACAGATAGGACCCGAATTAGTAGTAGATTATGCTAGAAGATTAGGAATAAAAAGTCCTATGAATCCTGTGCCTGCATTATGCTTAGGGGCGAGCGATGTATCTGTTTATGAACTTACAGGTGCATATAGTACCTTTATGAATAAAGGTATTTGGACAGAACCCTTATATATCACTCGAATTGAGGATAAGCATGGACGCGTATTGCAAGAGTTTGTACCACAAAAAAAAGAAGCCATCAACGAGGAAACGGCCTGGTTAATGTTGCATATGCTTAAGGGAACTATAGAAGAGAATGGAACATTCCGTGGCTTAAGTAAGGAAATGAGAGAAAATAATGAAGTTTGCGGTAAGACAGGTACAACATCTAATCATTCAGATGGATGGTGTATTGGCATGGTCAAGGATTTATGTACAGGTGTTTGGGTAGGTGGTGAGAATCGCTCTATACACTTTAAGACCCTAGCTACAGGCCAGGGCGCTGTTACAACAAGACCCATATGGGAAAAATTTATACTACGTCTATATGCTGACCCTGATGTGCCATATAACAAAGGACCTTTGCCTAAACCAACGATGCCACTAAATTTACCATGTATGCAGGTGCAGTCAGATAAAACCATGGCAACTAAACAGCTAACTGAATTTAATAATCCACCATTGAATGATATGAATTCTTTAGATAATGAGGACGCTCAGGGATCAGCTGAGATAGAGAAAGATTCAGTAGATACTTATATAAATGCTGATGAAGTATTTTAA
- a CDS encoding IS110-like element ISCaa14 family transposase, producing MQSSINYVGVDISKPFFDVALPNGQAYTYYKFDNRQDGFEALLKVLPQNSVVVMEASGPPYYMKLAAYLTQQGIGVSVINPLVIRRFCQMRMSRAKTDKKDAKMIAEYGQMEKPALWQPPQKYVVALQQMQALLDNLHKEHTALSNQHEGFSSSGMLGTKLEQIIEQELKHKQELIDKLTKQMEELARKHYGSMLADLETIPGLGRKTSILLIVLIGGFNRFSNYRKLGSYIELSPRIFESGTSVKGKARITKMGMSRIRAMLYVCAWSAKRYNKACRELYQRLLAKGKAKKQALIAVVNKLLKQAFAIVTNQTVYDENYVSKPCF from the coding sequence ATGCAAAGTTCAATAAATTATGTAGGGGTAGATATTTCTAAACCCTTCTTTGATGTTGCTTTACCTAATGGCCAAGCATATACTTACTATAAGTTTGATAATAGACAAGATGGGTTTGAAGCTTTATTAAAAGTGCTTCCTCAAAACAGTGTGGTAGTCATGGAAGCCTCTGGACCACCATACTATATGAAGTTAGCAGCTTATCTCACCCAGCAAGGGATAGGAGTGAGTGTTATTAACCCACTAGTAATCCGCAGGTTTTGTCAGATGCGTATGTCAAGGGCAAAAACAGATAAAAAGGATGCAAAAATGATTGCCGAATATGGTCAGATGGAAAAGCCTGCCCTCTGGCAGCCACCGCAGAAATATGTTGTAGCCTTACAGCAGATGCAAGCTTTACTGGACAATCTACATAAAGAACATACAGCACTCAGTAACCAGCATGAAGGTTTTAGCAGCAGTGGTATGCTAGGTACAAAGCTAGAACAAATTATTGAACAAGAGCTCAAACATAAGCAAGAGCTCATTGATAAGCTTACTAAACAGATGGAAGAGCTGGCCAGAAAGCATTATGGTTCTATGTTAGCTGATTTAGAAACCATACCAGGATTAGGCAGAAAGACATCTATCCTGTTAATAGTACTGATCGGAGGATTTAACCGCTTTAGTAATTATAGAAAACTGGGTTCTTATATAGAATTAAGCCCCCGGATATTTGAATCTGGAACAAGCGTAAAAGGCAAAGCAAGGATAACTAAGATGGGTATGTCTCGAATAAGAGCGATGTTATATGTCTGTGCATGGAGTGCTAAACGTTACAACAAAGCATGCAGGGAGCTTTACCAACGGTTACTTGCCAAAGGGAAAGCTAAAAAACAGGCGTTGATAGCTGTCGTTAACAAGCTCCTTAAACAGGCTTTTGCTATTGTAACAAATCAAACAGTCTACGATGAAAATTATGTGAGCAAACCTTGCTTTTGA
- the dnaJ gene encoding molecular chaperone DnaJ, with protein sequence MAKQDYYEILGIKKDATTDEIKKAYRQIALKYHPDKNPNNPEAEEKFKAAAEAYEVLSNPEKRQRYDYLGHDGMREQAYRGSYTQAEDIFGRYSNIFEGTPFESFFQGGRSQQQTRQGSDLRIKLKLTLQEIASGVEKKIKIKRYITCQTCGGNGAQNGTELSTCNTCKGTGEVHRVANTLLGQVVTHSTCSVCHGAGKIITTPCNTCKGEGRIYAEEVVNIKIPAGVTQGMQLSMRGKGNMPPHGGVPGDLLIAIEEKEDDVLKREGKDIHYQLYISFIEAVFGAEKEVPTLSGNVKIKLEPGTQSGKILRLRGKGIKEVDGYGQGDQLVHIQVWTPDKLNKEEREILEKLKDSSNFIPQPGKQEKNFFEKFKSLFRN encoded by the coding sequence ATGGCAAAACAAGATTATTACGAGATATTAGGAATAAAAAAGGATGCTACCACTGATGAAATAAAAAAAGCTTATAGACAAATAGCGCTCAAGTATCATCCTGATAAAAATCCTAACAACCCCGAAGCAGAAGAAAAATTTAAAGCTGCAGCAGAAGCTTATGAAGTGCTTAGTAATCCAGAAAAAAGGCAACGGTATGATTATTTAGGACATGATGGAATGCGTGAGCAAGCTTATAGGGGCTCATATACACAAGCTGAAGATATATTTGGTAGATATAGTAATATCTTTGAGGGTACACCGTTTGAAAGCTTTTTCCAGGGAGGACGTTCTCAACAACAGACCCGTCAGGGAAGTGACTTACGCATTAAACTGAAGCTAACATTACAAGAAATTGCTAGCGGAGTTGAAAAGAAGATAAAGATAAAAAGATATATAACCTGTCAGACTTGTGGAGGTAACGGAGCACAAAATGGTACTGAGCTTTCTACTTGTAATACCTGTAAAGGTACTGGAGAGGTTCATAGGGTTGCTAATACGTTATTAGGGCAGGTAGTTACCCATTCAACTTGTTCTGTATGTCATGGAGCAGGTAAAATTATTACCACACCTTGTAATACCTGTAAGGGAGAAGGAAGGATATATGCAGAAGAAGTAGTCAATATAAAAATACCTGCTGGTGTAACTCAAGGTATGCAGCTTTCCATGCGTGGAAAAGGCAATATGCCTCCACATGGTGGTGTACCAGGCGATCTCCTTATTGCCATTGAGGAAAAAGAGGACGATGTACTAAAAAGAGAAGGAAAAGATATTCATTACCAACTTTATATTAGCTTTATTGAGGCAGTCTTTGGAGCTGAAAAAGAAGTTCCTACTCTTAGTGGAAATGTAAAAATTAAGTTAGAACCAGGAACTCAAAGTGGTAAGATATTGAGGCTGCGTGGCAAAGGTATTAAAGAAGTAGATGGCTATGGACAAGGCGACCAGCTTGTTCATATTCAGGTATGGACGCCAGATAAGCTTAATAAAGAAGAAAGGGAAATCCTTGAAAAACTAAAAGATTCATCTAACTTCATACCACAACCTGGTAAACAGGAAAAGAATTTTTTTGAAAAGTTTAAATCTCTTTTCAGAAATTAA
- a CDS encoding IS1-like element ISCaa4 family transposase (programmed frameshift): MNCPRCNNTQSCKDGIVRGRQRYQCKSCRFPYTVSHKSDVKPVSTKRKALQLYLEGLGFRAIGRILNISYGTVYQWVKACGDQVSLPERQDQVDIVEMDEIHTYVGFKKVYCWIWIAVDRLSKRFISYVCGDRSTQTGLKLWERVKDIGKLYCSDYWKSYQQFIPKDKHRQSKSETYTVEGYNSLMRHYLARFKRKGKCYSKQVHMIEKSLNLLMAKLNNQLPILI; the protein is encoded by the exons ATGAATTGTCCTCGATGTAATAATACTCAAAGCTGTAAAGATGGAATTGTTAGAGGTAGACAGCGCTACCAGTGTAAAAGTTGCCGTTTCCCTTACACAGTTAGTCACAAATCAGATGTTAAACCTGTATCTACTAAGCGAAAAGCGTTGCAATTATACTTAGAAGGATTAGGATTTCGAGCTATAGGCCGTATACTCAACATAAGCTATGGAACAGTCTATCAATGGGTAAAAGCATGTGGAGATCAAGTAAGTTTACCAGAAAGACAAGATCAAGTAGATATAGTCGAGATGGATGAAATACACACATATGTGGGTT TCAAAAAAGTCTACTGCTGGATATGGATAGCTGTTGATAGATTGAGCAAGCGTTTTATATCATATGTGTGTGGAGATCGCTCGACACAAACCGGATTGAAGTTATGGGAGCGCGTCAAGGATATAGGCAAGCTGTATTGTAGTGATTATTGGAAAAGCTACCAGCAGTTTATTCCAAAAGATAAACACCGACAAAGCAAATCAGAAACTTATACAGTGGAAGGATATAATAGCTTAATGAGGCACTATTTAGCAAGATTTAAGCGTAAAGGAAAATGCTATAGCAAACAGGTGCACATGATAGAAAAATCGCTCAACCTGCTAATGGCCAAGCTAAATAATCAGCTGCCTATCTTAATTTAA
- a CDS encoding IS5-like element ISCaa6 family transposase — translation MHLTYTRISKYPYNFRRITGLRLETFDKLVQKVRPVFEKLEASKLRHGRRSHLPTLEDKLLCVLVYYRTYISHVFLGYLFNLHNANICRLLRKMEPLLAKKISIKKDRSLTSEKVLRILADVSEQPTQRPSKKQKKSYSGKKKRHTIKTEIVIREDGRILSVSKSHKGRVHDFKIRKGEKPLPKESLKLADSGYQGWQKLQSNVMIPYKKSRKRPLTKEQKDHNRKLASIRMKVEHKIREIKVFKIMAEVYRNFQKKYNLRFNIISGLINFKYAF, via the coding sequence ATGCATTTAACCTACACCAGAATAAGCAAGTACCCATACAATTTTAGAAGAATAACTGGATTGAGGCTAGAAACATTTGATAAATTAGTTCAAAAAGTAAGGCCTGTCTTTGAAAAGTTAGAAGCGAGCAAGCTGCGCCATGGACGTCGGAGCCATTTACCTACCTTAGAGGATAAACTGCTCTGTGTTTTGGTATATTACCGCACCTATATTAGCCATGTATTTCTAGGCTACTTATTTAACTTACACAACGCTAACATATGCCGCTTGCTAAGAAAAATGGAGCCCTTACTAGCTAAGAAAATTAGCATTAAAAAAGATCGCAGCTTAACCTCAGAAAAGGTATTGCGCATATTAGCAGATGTAAGTGAACAGCCTACGCAAAGACCTAGTAAAAAGCAAAAGAAATCTTATTCAGGCAAGAAAAAGAGACATACCATAAAAACAGAGATAGTCATCAGAGAAGATGGGAGAATACTGTCTGTCTCCAAATCACATAAAGGAAGAGTGCATGACTTTAAAATCCGTAAAGGAGAAAAACCCTTACCTAAAGAAAGCTTAAAGCTGGCAGATAGTGGTTATCAAGGCTGGCAAAAGCTACAGAGCAATGTAATGATACCCTACAAAAAGAGCCGTAAGCGGCCATTAACCAAAGAGCAAAAAGACCATAACAGAAAGCTAGCCTCCATACGCATGAAGGTAGAGCATAAGATAAGAGAGATCAAGGTATTTAAAATTATGGCAGAGGTATACAGGAATTTTCAGAAAAAATATAACCTTCGCTTTAACATTATATCCGGGCTTATAAACTTCAAGTACGCTTTTTAA
- the tnpA gene encoding IS200/IS605-like element ISCaa10 family transposase yields MSKYIHKSHNVTVLLYHLVLPAKYRRVVFDKEVDEALKEICIKIEERYQIKFLEIGTDKDHVHMLVQSVPTYSITKLVTLIKSLTAREIFKLCRQVKKQLWGGEFWSDGYFATTVGKHGDEKMIARYVQNQGNTYEMLYESRQLRLF; encoded by the coding sequence GTGAGTAAATATATCCATAAGAGTCATAATGTAACAGTGTTGTTGTATCATTTGGTCTTACCAGCAAAATATAGGCGTGTAGTTTTTGATAAGGAAGTAGATGAAGCCTTGAAAGAAATTTGTATTAAGATTGAAGAGCGTTATCAAATTAAGTTTTTAGAAATAGGAACCGATAAAGACCATGTACATATGCTGGTACAGAGCGTTCCAACATATAGCATAACCAAACTCGTAACGCTAATCAAAAGTCTTACGGCAAGGGAAATATTCAAGCTGTGTCGGCAAGTAAAGAAGCAATTATGGGGTGGGGAGTTTTGGAGTGATGGATATTTTGCAACTACTGTAGGTAAGCATGGAGATGAGAAGATGATAGCGCGTTATGTGCAAAATCAAGGTAATACGTATGAGATGTTATACGAGAGTAGGCAGCTAAGGTTGTTTTGA
- the ffh gene encoding signal recognition particle protein — protein sequence MFENLSNNLAKAIKTLKGQGKITEINVAATVKEIRRALIQADVNYKVAKQITDDIKTNALGKDVLAAVSPGQLFTKVVSDELTKLMGSEKASINLNGKPAIILMAGLQGSGKTTFSAKLANYLKRQNKSVLLVACDIYRPAAAEQLHVLGQQIDVEVFSKVDHKDAIQIAQEGIEYAKNTHKQVVIIDTAGRQTVDVGMMQEIKKLQDTVKPAETLFVVDAMVGQDAVTTAQGFYEQLHFDGIVLTKLDGDTRGGAALSIRAVVSKPIKFIGTGEKLTDLDLFYPDRMAQRILGMGDVVSLVERAEQIYDEQEAKKLSQKLRKNQFNLDDFYSQIQQLKKMGNLKDLVSMIPGMSKIADNAGNIGEENFKAFETIIFSMTPQERAQPSLLDPNRRARVAKGSGMPIQEVNRLLKQFETMCQLMKQTQKGGIQHMMKLARKFR from the coding sequence ATGTTTGAAAACTTAAGTAATAATTTAGCTAAAGCCATTAAGACCCTTAAAGGACAGGGAAAGATTACAGAAATTAACGTTGCTGCTACTGTTAAAGAAATCAGGCGAGCGCTTATACAAGCAGACGTCAATTATAAAGTAGCTAAACAAATTACAGATGATATTAAAACCAATGCACTAGGTAAAGATGTACTGGCAGCTGTATCTCCTGGCCAACTATTTACCAAAGTAGTAAGTGATGAACTTACCAAGCTAATGGGTAGTGAGAAGGCTAGTATTAATTTAAATGGTAAGCCAGCTATTATTTTAATGGCAGGCCTACAAGGATCTGGAAAAACTACTTTTTCTGCCAAATTAGCTAACTACTTAAAAAGGCAAAACAAGAGTGTATTGTTAGTAGCATGTGACATCTATCGGCCTGCGGCTGCAGAACAGCTCCATGTCTTAGGACAGCAGATTGATGTGGAAGTATTTAGTAAAGTAGATCATAAAGATGCTATACAAATAGCACAAGAAGGAATTGAGTATGCTAAGAATACTCACAAGCAAGTAGTCATTATAGATACAGCGGGTCGCCAAACTGTAGATGTGGGGATGATGCAAGAGATAAAAAAATTACAAGATACTGTTAAGCCTGCAGAGACACTCTTCGTAGTAGATGCTATGGTTGGGCAAGATGCCGTAACTACAGCACAAGGTTTTTATGAGCAGTTACATTTTGATGGAATAGTACTTACTAAATTAGATGGGGATACACGTGGTGGGGCAGCCCTTTCTATTCGTGCAGTAGTTAGTAAACCTATCAAATTTATTGGCACAGGCGAAAAACTAACGGATTTAGATTTATTTTATCCAGATAGGATGGCCCAACGTATCCTTGGTATGGGAGATGTTGTTTCGCTTGTAGAACGTGCTGAGCAAATATATGATGAACAAGAGGCCAAAAAGTTAAGCCAAAAACTCCGCAAGAATCAGTTTAATCTAGATGATTTCTATTCTCAGATTCAACAGCTTAAGAAAATGGGGAATTTAAAAGATCTTGTTTCCATGATTCCAGGTATGAGTAAAATAGCTGATAATGCTGGCAACATAGGAGAAGAGAATTTTAAAGCTTTTGAAACAATTATTTTTTCTATGACCCCACAAGAGCGTGCTCAACCTAGTTTACTTGACCCAAACAGACGAGCTCGTGTAGCAAAAGGTAGCGGTATGCCTATACAAGAAGTAAATAGGCTACTTAAACAATTTGAGACCATGTGCCAGCTCATGAAGCAAACACAAAAAGGTGGTATTCAACATATGATGAAGCTTGCTAGAAAGTTTAGATAG
- a CDS encoding ABC transporter ATP-binding protein, whose protein sequence is MNNPYFRLIRTIWHYGVPWRGTIVGYYIAYILARAIRNLAPYAFGRTIDILQNFKPDRLEEVIYWLIVGVGVVLVYWLLHGPTRVIERNTALKIQQAFQLNLYEKLTQLPLKWHQEHHSGNTVTRINRASNALYDFAEDQFIYIQTIVTFFTSIVFLLWISPVVGVLSLITSALSMFTVIWFDRKLTRLYDTQNEIENKLGAVLFDYLNNMTTVLTLRLGSLTHGNLAQCMKSIWPSFKKDVVTNEVKWFTMEMLLTISQTIILIGYIIYTLHATGAIMIGVVIMIFRYQWELGSVFQELSIHYSRLVHMNTDIETIEPLLSDIKKFAHKPAGIEVARQWHTIQVRELCFQHNKVADNKPTFNDLSFTIQRAEKIALIGSSGGGKSTLLNLLSGLYTPSKVNLLIDGVSFDILEPLQSIATLIPQDPEIFENTVYFNITMGLPAEPAELQHIMQLSRFSSVLEKLSEGLETYIHEKGLNLSVGQKQRLALARGLFAARFSSLILMDEPTSSLDLQTEKEIFSDVIRNLQNSTMIISLHRLHLLPLFSRIIMLDKQGIVADGSAKELLNEPGVVRDLWKKYQAHSENEN, encoded by the coding sequence ATGAATAATCCTTACTTTCGCTTGATTCGTACTATATGGCATTACGGGGTACCTTGGCGTGGTACTATTGTAGGTTACTATATAGCTTATATCTTGGCACGTGCCATTAGAAATTTAGCTCCTTATGCATTTGGAAGAACTATTGACATACTACAAAACTTCAAGCCAGATCGTCTTGAAGAAGTTATTTACTGGCTTATTGTAGGCGTAGGCGTTGTGTTGGTGTATTGGTTGTTACATGGCCCCACACGTGTTATTGAGCGCAACACAGCATTAAAAATCCAGCAAGCTTTTCAACTAAATCTATATGAAAAGCTTACACAACTACCTCTCAAATGGCATCAAGAGCATCATTCGGGTAATACTGTAACACGTATTAACCGTGCCTCTAATGCACTCTATGACTTTGCCGAAGATCAATTTATCTACATCCAAACTATTGTTACGTTTTTTACTTCCATTGTATTTTTACTGTGGATTTCGCCAGTAGTAGGAGTGTTGAGTCTTATTACTTCTGCTCTTTCTATGTTTACAGTCATTTGGTTCGACCGTAAACTAACCCGTCTATATGATACACAAAATGAAATAGAGAACAAATTGGGCGCAGTATTATTTGATTACCTTAATAATATGACTACGGTGCTGACCTTGCGACTTGGTAGTTTAACGCATGGTAATCTGGCACAATGCATGAAGTCTATTTGGCCATCTTTCAAAAAAGATGTTGTAACCAATGAAGTTAAATGGTTTACAATGGAAATGCTGCTAACAATATCACAAACCATAATTCTTATAGGTTATATTATCTATACTTTACATGCAACAGGTGCCATTATGATTGGTGTGGTGATTATGATTTTTCGCTATCAATGGGAGCTTGGTTCAGTTTTCCAAGAGCTTAGTATTCATTATAGCCGACTAGTACATATGAATACAGATATTGAGACTATAGAACCACTACTTAGCGATATTAAGAAGTTCGCACACAAACCAGCAGGTATAGAGGTTGCTCGTCAATGGCATACTATACAGGTACGAGAACTTTGTTTTCAACATAATAAGGTTGCTGACAATAAACCTACTTTTAACGATTTAAGCTTTACTATACAACGTGCGGAAAAGATAGCACTTATTGGGTCAAGTGGTGGTGGCAAAAGTACTTTATTAAATCTATTAAGTGGACTTTACACACCCTCAAAAGTTAATCTTCTAATTGATGGAGTATCCTTTGATATCTTAGAACCACTTCAAAGTATAGCAACACTTATTCCACAGGATCCTGAAATCTTTGAGAATACCGTTTATTTTAACATTACTATGGGATTGCCTGCAGAACCGGCTGAGTTACAACATATTATGCAATTGTCAAGATTTTCAAGTGTATTAGAAAAGCTTTCAGAAGGGTTAGAAACCTATATCCATGAAAAAGGACTTAACCTATCTGTCGGACAGAAACAGCGTTTGGCACTTGCCCGTGGATTGTTTGCAGCACGTTTTAGCTCTCTTATTTTAATGGATGAGCCTACCTCAAGCTTAGACTTACAAACAGAAAAAGAAATTTTTTCTGATGTTATCCGTAACTTACAAAATTCTACAATGATTATTTCCTTACACCGGCTACATCTTCTACCGCTCTTTAGTAGAATTATCATGCTAGACAAGCAAGGAATTGTAGCAGATGGCTCTGCTAAAGAGTTACTAAATGAGCCAGGAGTTGTACGTGATTTATGGAAAAAATATCAGGCACATTCAGAAAATGAAAACTAA
- a CDS encoding nucleotide exchange factor GrpE, with amino-acid sequence MKEHQNTDNANRAKVQQSDPEDNSAKQAPNAEASTTGIPPNSEEKQVETLGSLKQTLDKAQQELAIANDKYIRLYAEFENFRKRTNQEKLSLIETAGEKILQQVFPVIDDFERGLTALQQENVSVQAVEEGVKLIHDKLLHILEQAGVQPMQLEKGSPFDAELQEAITKTPVTDASLHGKVVEIIEKGYLLKNKVLRYAKVIIGE; translated from the coding sequence ATGAAAGAACATCAAAATACAGATAATGCTAACCGAGCAAAAGTACAGCAATCTGATCCTGAAGATAACTCTGCTAAGCAAGCTCCCAATGCTGAAGCATCAACTACCGGAATCCCTCCAAATAGTGAGGAAAAGCAAGTAGAAACACTAGGAAGTTTAAAACAAACCTTAGACAAAGCACAACAGGAATTAGCTATAGCAAACGACAAGTATATAAGGTTATATGCAGAGTTTGAAAACTTTAGAAAAAGGACAAACCAAGAAAAATTATCACTAATAGAAACAGCTGGTGAGAAAATATTACAGCAAGTTTTTCCTGTTATAGATGACTTTGAACGTGGGTTAACAGCTTTACAGCAAGAGAATGTATCAGTGCAGGCAGTAGAAGAAGGCGTCAAATTGATACATGATAAATTGCTTCATATTCTTGAACAAGCTGGTGTACAGCCTATGCAGCTTGAAAAAGGCAGTCCTTTTGATGCCGAATTACAAGAAGCCATTACAAAGACCCCAGTAACAGATGCATCGCTACATGGTAAAGTAGTAGAAATTATTGAAAAAGGGTATTTGTTAAAGAATAAAGTATTGAGGTATGCAAAAGTTATAATAGGTGAATAA